From the genome of Pseudomonas bubulae:
TTCGATCTTGCCCTGTTCCTGGCTGCGGTAATCGGCACCTCCCTGGTGGTAGCGTCCGGTTGTGTGTTCAACAACTGCATCGACCGCGACATTGACATCAAGATGGACCGCACCAAGAACCGCGTACTGGTTCAAGGCCTGATCTCCCTCAAGGTGGCGCTGGTTTACGCCACCCTGCTGGGGGGCGCCGGCCTGTACCTGTTGTATCGCGTAGCCAACCCGCTGGCGGCTCTGTTCGCCGCGATCGGTTTCGTGATCTACGTCGGTCTGTACAGCCTGTACTTCAAGCGCAAGTCGGTTCACGGCACGCTTATCGGCAGTCTGTCGGGTGCAATGCCTCCGGTCATCGGCTATGTAGCTGTGAGCAACAGCTTCGACATGGCTGCAATGACCTTGCTGGTGATGTTCAGCCTGTGGCAGATGCCGCATTCCTACGCCATCGCGATCTTCCGCTTCAACGATTACCTGGCTGCATCGATTCCGGTGTTGCCAGTGAAGCGCGGGATCAAGGTTGCCAAGAAGCACATCCTGCTCTACATCCTCGCGTTTCTGATCGCGACCCTGATGCTCACCCTCGGCGGTTACGCCGGCATGAGCTACATGGCCGTGGCT
Proteins encoded in this window:
- the cyoE gene encoding heme o synthase, translating into MSFKHFIQITKPGIIFGNVLSVAGGFFLASKGHFDLALFLAAVIGTSLVVASGCVFNNCIDRDIDIKMDRTKNRVLVQGLISLKVALVYATLLGGAGLYLLYRVANPLAALFAAIGFVIYVGLYSLYFKRKSVHGTLIGSLSGAMPPVIGYVAVSNSFDMAAMTLLVMFSLWQMPHSYAIAIFRFNDYLAASIPVLPVKRGIKVAKKHILLYILAFLIATLMLTLGGYAGMSYMAVAAAMGMYWLYMAWTGYKAVDDKVWARKLFVFSIFTITALSVMMSLDFKAPAELLLTYAH